The DNA region GAAGACGACCGTCCGGGTCGATCGCCGTCGCCACTCCTTCGAGAGAGCGTCCAGCCGGCAGCGATACCCGCACCGTCTGCCCGAGAGTCGCGCACCGCGCCGACACGGCGCCGTGCAGACCGCTCACGACCGCGTTCTCCGTGACGGTCAGCGCGGAGAGCAGGCCGTCGAGTCTCTCGAGGTAGCTGGAGAGCAGGAGATCGTCGTCCGCGACGGCGCCGAGTGCGGCGAACGACGAGGCCGACGGCACGGGAAGCTGCTCGGCCGTCATGGCGGTGTTCACGCCGGCGCCGAGAACGACGGCGTCCGTCGTCGCTTCCGCGAGGATGCCGCAGATCTTGCGTCCATCCACGAGGACATCGTTCGGCCACTTCACGGCGACGTCGTGCGTCGGAAGCTGCTCAGCGATCGCCTCCGCCATGGCCACCCCTGCGGCGAGCGGGATCCACCCGCGCGCGGCAGGATCGGCGGGAAGCGCCCGAAGCAGGACCGAGACGGCGATGGCCGCGCCCGCGGGTGCCGTCCAGGTGCGGTCGAGGCGGCCACGTCCGGCCGTCTGGTCGTGCGTGACCAGGACCGCCAGGTGCGGCCACGCGTCGGCATCGGACGCGTGCGCGCGCAGATCGGCGTTCGTGGAGCCGGTGGCACCCACCAGATCGAGACGAGCGGCGATCGCACGCGCGAGGGGGAGATCCATGATCAGGAGTCCTCGTCGGCTTCCTCGTCGTCGTCGTCATCCTCGTCGGTTCGAACGGTCCCGACCTCGTGAGCCTGCCAGCGCTCCCACTCCTGCATGAGGCCGTCGACAGCCGCATGG from Microbacterium sp. SY138 includes:
- a CDS encoding biotin--[acetyl-CoA-carboxylase] ligase; translated protein: MDLPLARAIAARLDLVGATGSTNADLRAHASDADAWPHLAVLVTHDQTAGRGRLDRTWTAPAGAAIAVSVLLRALPADPAARGWIPLAAGVAMAEAIAEQLPTHDVAVKWPNDVLVDGRKICGILAEATTDAVVLGAGVNTAMTAEQLPVPSASSFAALGAVADDDLLLSSYLERLDGLLSALTVTENAVVSGLHGAVSARCATLGQTVRVSLPAGRSLEGVATAIDPDGRLLVESEGLEHAISAGDVVHVRPAGS